In the Flagellimonas sp. HMM57 genome, one interval contains:
- a CDS encoding GNAT family N-acetyltransferase, with amino-acid sequence MTIKVAPDVELRKLILSDATVIFKAIDSQRTYLGKWLPFVALTNEIKDTENFVNTVVNAPEDEIEYTFTIRVKNEFAGVIALKDIDALNKKTEIGYWLSEKFQKNGIVTKSVEKLCDFAFNDLNLNRVQIKCAVGNKPSINIPKRLGFEFEGVERSGELLTGNIFTDLEIYSKLKNDC; translated from the coding sequence ATGACCATAAAAGTGGCTCCTGATGTAGAACTCAGAAAACTGATATTATCAGATGCAACAGTTATTTTTAAAGCAATTGACAGTCAACGAACCTATTTGGGAAAATGGTTGCCCTTTGTTGCCTTGACCAACGAAATCAAGGATACGGAAAACTTTGTCAATACTGTGGTCAATGCCCCTGAAGATGAAATAGAATACACCTTTACGATTAGGGTGAAAAATGAATTTGCGGGCGTAATAGCACTTAAAGATATCGATGCACTTAATAAAAAGACAGAAATTGGATATTGGCTCTCCGAAAAATTTCAAAAAAATGGGATTGTAACAAAGTCAGTTGAAAAACTATGTGATTTTGCTTTTAACGATCTCAACTTGAACAGAGTTCAAATTAAATGTGCCGTTGGGAACAAACCCAGTATAAATATTCCAAAAAGATTGGGTTTTGAGTTTGAAGGCGTTGAGCGTAGTGGGGAATTATTGACTGGAAATATTTTTACGGATTTAGAAATATATAGCAAATTGAAAAATGATTGTTAA
- the folB gene encoding dihydroneopterin aldolase: MGKIRLNNIRVHSNHGCLKEEMLIGSDYRVDLEVTADLSKPAQSDKLNETVDYVHLNNIVKEEMGIRSNLLEHVAKRIIDRIFSELPAVNNAEIEVSKINPPIGGDVESVSVKVEYTR; this comes from the coding sequence GTGGGTAAAATTAGATTGAACAACATTAGGGTACACTCCAATCACGGATGTCTCAAAGAAGAAATGCTTATTGGTAGCGATTATAGGGTAGATTTGGAAGTAACGGCTGATTTATCAAAACCGGCTCAATCCGATAAACTCAACGAAACCGTTGACTACGTTCATTTAAACAATATTGTGAAAGAAGAAATGGGTATACGTTCCAACCTTTTGGAACATGTTGCCAAACGTATCATCGATAGAATATTTTCAGAATTGCCCGCTGTTAACAATGCAGAAATAGAAGTTTCAAAAATAAATCCACCTATTGGTGGCGATGTGGAAAGTGTTTCGGTGAAAGTTGAATATACTCGGTAA
- a CDS encoding LysE family translocator, translating to MIDDIQAAIPLGFLLSFMIGPVFFVLLETSAIKGFRAAVAFDIGVIIADVVFLVIAYFSSFQLLENLSNQPGLFVFGGTILLVYGIVIFIKKTKKKANIKASTGTYLGLMVKGFLLNFINIGVLAFWLGLIVIVGPSLDNDGNRIIVFFGTVIIFYFITDLIKIILAKQLKRYLTQERIVLIKKGLGIVIIVCGIVLITKGFLPKEKFNIQDGIDRINEKSPTSLLSFF from the coding sequence ATGATAGATGACATTCAGGCAGCGATTCCTCTGGGGTTCCTATTGAGCTTTATGATAGGGCCTGTTTTCTTTGTGCTGTTGGAAACCAGTGCAATCAAAGGTTTTAGAGCGGCCGTTGCTTTTGATATAGGTGTTATCATAGCGGATGTTGTATTTTTGGTCATAGCGTACTTTAGTAGTTTTCAATTGTTGGAAAATTTGAGCAACCAGCCAGGTCTGTTTGTTTTTGGTGGAACTATTTTACTTGTCTATGGGATAGTAATTTTTATAAAGAAGACCAAAAAAAAAGCAAACATAAAAGCATCTACAGGTACGTATCTAGGTCTTATGGTAAAAGGGTTTTTATTGAACTTTATCAACATAGGAGTACTAGCTTTTTGGTTGGGATTAATTGTGATAGTAGGTCCAAGCCTAGATAATGATGGTAACCGGATTATAGTCTTTTTTGGTACAGTTATCATCTTCTATTTTATAACGGATTTGATAAAAATTATTCTTGCAAAACAGTTAAAGAGATATTTGACCCAAGAGAGAATAGTTTTGATAAAAAAAGGATTGGGAATCGTTATCATTGTTTGTGGAATTGTTTTGATAACCAAAGGATTTCTACCCAAAGAGAAATTCAATATACAAGACGGAATAGATAGAATAAATGAAAAAAGCCCAACAAGTCTGTTGAGCTTTTTTTGA
- the rnr gene encoding ribonuclease R codes for MSKKKKRARSQRKNEITRGIFTVLEKEPSKTFNYKQISAKLGIIDTQGRNELIKRLGQLKASDRILEVENGKFKKKPSLHTYFTGTVDLTSSGNAYIIIDDMDDDVFVPYNRLNKALHGDTVEIFLKPKRKGKKEEGEIATVIERKKTSYVGIVDKQKTFAFVRPSDSRMYTDIFIPMEKLKNAEDGDKVLVDLGEWPDNADSPYGEVTQILGKPGEHNTEIHSILAEYGLPYEFPYEVEQFANTLDTSIKESEIAKRRDMRDVLTFTIDPKDAKDFDDALSFQKLENGNYEIGIHIADVSHYLQPNTVLEDEAYERATSVYLVDRVVPMLPEVLSNNACSLRPNEEKYTFSAIFEMDDKANLTNQWFGRTVIDSNERFAYEEAQHIIETGKGIIPDDISIRKSGYKVSEEVVEATLTFDKLAKIMRKQRMDDGAISFDKIEVRFNLSENNEPEGVYFKEAKDANKLIEEFMLLANKKVAEFIGKQKKTFVYRIHDEPDEEKLMALNGVISKFGHSINLRDKKSLNSSLNQLLKDVKGKKEQNLVDTLTIRSMSKATYTTENIGHYGLGFEYYTHFTSPIRRYPDVMVHRLLQHYLDGGKPPKEMVYEEKCKHSSSMEILAASAERDSIKYMQIKFMEDHKDSEFVGVISGVTEWGIYVEIVENKCEGMVRIRDIKDDYYTFDERQYAIIGERTKRMYQLGDEVYVMVKHTDLVKRHLDFSLIGKKSNTILE; via the coding sequence ATGTCAAAGAAAAAGAAGAGAGCTAGAAGCCAGCGAAAGAATGAGATTACAAGAGGCATTTTTACAGTACTTGAAAAAGAACCTTCAAAAACCTTCAATTATAAACAGATCAGCGCAAAACTTGGTATTATCGATACACAAGGACGTAACGAACTTATTAAGCGCTTAGGCCAGCTTAAAGCAAGTGACCGAATTTTAGAAGTAGAAAATGGGAAGTTTAAGAAGAAACCCTCACTTCATACGTATTTTACGGGAACAGTCGATTTGACTTCCAGCGGAAACGCATACATTATAATCGATGATATGGATGATGACGTTTTTGTCCCCTACAACAGATTGAACAAAGCGCTGCATGGTGATACCGTAGAAATTTTTCTTAAACCAAAACGTAAAGGAAAAAAAGAAGAGGGAGAGATAGCTACTGTCATTGAGCGTAAAAAGACTTCCTACGTAGGGATTGTGGACAAGCAAAAGACGTTCGCTTTTGTAAGACCGTCCGATTCACGAATGTATACCGATATTTTTATTCCAATGGAAAAGCTAAAAAACGCTGAAGATGGGGACAAGGTGTTGGTAGATTTGGGAGAATGGCCAGATAATGCCGATTCACCTTACGGAGAGGTGACACAAATTCTAGGCAAACCAGGAGAACACAATACGGAGATACACTCTATTTTAGCGGAATACGGACTGCCTTATGAATTTCCATATGAAGTTGAGCAATTTGCCAATACGTTGGATACCTCCATTAAGGAATCTGAAATTGCAAAAAGAAGGGATATGCGGGATGTGCTCACGTTTACCATAGATCCCAAAGATGCCAAAGATTTTGATGATGCACTTTCCTTTCAAAAACTGGAAAATGGCAATTATGAAATAGGAATTCATATTGCGGATGTATCGCACTACTTGCAACCAAATACTGTTTTGGAAGACGAAGCATACGAAAGGGCAACTTCAGTTTATCTTGTAGATAGAGTGGTTCCTATGTTGCCCGAAGTATTATCCAACAATGCTTGTTCTTTAAGACCTAACGAAGAGAAATATACATTTTCTGCCATTTTTGAAATGGATGATAAAGCCAATTTAACAAATCAATGGTTTGGGAGAACCGTAATTGATTCCAATGAGCGTTTTGCCTATGAAGAAGCGCAGCATATTATAGAGACGGGAAAAGGAATAATTCCAGATGATATCTCTATTAGGAAGTCGGGTTATAAAGTCTCGGAAGAAGTTGTAGAAGCAACATTGACCTTTGATAAATTGGCTAAGATCATGCGAAAACAACGTATGGACGATGGGGCTATTTCTTTTGATAAAATTGAGGTAAGGTTCAATCTATCTGAGAACAATGAACCAGAAGGTGTTTATTTTAAAGAAGCAAAAGATGCCAATAAATTGATTGAAGAGTTCATGCTTTTGGCAAATAAAAAAGTCGCAGAATTTATAGGTAAACAAAAGAAAACCTTTGTCTACCGTATTCATGATGAGCCAGACGAAGAAAAATTAATGGCGCTGAACGGAGTTATTTCAAAATTTGGTCATAGTATAAACCTTAGGGACAAAAAGAGTCTTAATAGCTCTTTAAATCAACTCTTGAAAGACGTAAAGGGAAAGAAAGAGCAAAACCTTGTGGATACCCTTACCATTAGAAGTATGAGCAAGGCAACCTATACCACAGAAAATATAGGGCACTATGGTTTGGGATTTGAATACTATACGCATTTTACATCGCCCATAAGAAGATATCCAGACGTAATGGTACATAGACTGTTACAGCATTATTTAGATGGTGGAAAACCGCCAAAAGAAATGGTCTACGAAGAAAAATGTAAACATTCCTCCAGTATGGAGATTCTTGCGGCAAGCGCAGAACGGGATTCTATAAAATACATGCAGATCAAGTTCATGGAGGACCATAAGGACTCAGAATTTGTGGGTGTCATATCCGGAGTCACAGAATGGGGCATTTATGTGGAAATAGTCGAAAATAAATGTGAAGGTATGGTACGAATACGCGATATTAAAGATGACTATTATACATTTGATGAAAGACAATATGCCATCATAGGCGAGCGAACAAAACGTATGTACCAATTAGGTGATGAAGTTTATGTAATGGTAAAGCATACAGATTTGGTAAAACGGCATTTAGATTTTTCGTTGATCGGTAAGAAAAGTAATACTATTTTGGAATAA
- a CDS encoding GNAT family N-acetyltransferase, translated as MKVYTKIFDELSNAELYEIMRLRSEVFVVEQNCIYQDLDDKDQKALHVFGKKDGKVVAYTRIFKPGDYFDNPSIGRVVVAKEERKYGYGKLIMEASLKEISKRFSNGTIELSAQTYLIKFYTDLGFTSYGEEYLEDGIPHIRMKKA; from the coding sequence ATGAAAGTATATACCAAAATATTCGATGAACTTTCCAACGCGGAGCTCTACGAAATTATGCGTTTACGGAGCGAGGTATTTGTTGTTGAACAAAACTGTATTTATCAGGACTTGGATGATAAAGACCAAAAAGCGCTGCACGTCTTTGGTAAAAAAGATGGAAAAGTCGTTGCATATACCAGAATTTTTAAACCGGGAGATTACTTTGATAATCCAAGCATAGGAAGGGTAGTTGTAGCCAAAGAAGAGCGGAAATATGGCTATGGGAAACTGATTATGGAAGCATCGCTAAAAGAAATAAGCAAAAGATTTTCTAATGGGACCATTGAGCTATCGGCACAGACCTATCTTATAAAGTTTTACACTGATTTGGGTTTTACTTCATATGGAGAAGAATATTTGGAAGATGGTATTCCCCACATCAGAATGAAAAAAGCATGA
- a CDS encoding CPBP family intramembrane glutamic endopeptidase produces the protein MGFRHLFYTTTNRLRSFWKIILFICLLSLAVSPIILIKNSLLQFFLAALVLLFGLYLNARYLDKRDFLEYGLVFKKETFFHFFFGVLIGSIAILLILWIGKVTGVLSISKRFPPPSMLSLLPFALKMILVGFLEETFFRGYLYTSIYDGFTSKTKKQALLLGLILSSVLFGLAHFNTSNASLLSILFLSINGVIWCIPFILTKNLGLSIGMHAAWNFTQTAIGFTMSGNKASYSFYGIENNGLAIWSGGAYGPEAGILGLIGFMTMLLLSLAYLKRKAKI, from the coding sequence ATGGGTTTCAGGCACTTGTTTTATACTACTACCAATAGATTACGGAGTTTCTGGAAAATCATATTATTCATCTGTCTTTTGTCACTTGCTGTTTCCCCCATAATTTTAATCAAAAATTCTCTTCTACAGTTTTTTTTAGCAGCCTTGGTGTTGCTATTTGGATTATACCTTAATGCGCGCTATTTAGACAAAAGAGATTTTTTGGAATACGGTCTTGTCTTCAAAAAAGAAACGTTTTTTCATTTCTTTTTCGGAGTTTTAATCGGTTCGATTGCTATATTATTGATATTGTGGATAGGAAAAGTAACGGGAGTCTTGTCCATTTCTAAAAGATTTCCTCCGCCCAGTATGCTATCCCTTCTCCCATTTGCATTAAAAATGATACTTGTGGGGTTTTTAGAGGAGACCTTTTTTAGAGGCTATCTGTATACTTCTATTTATGATGGGTTTACATCCAAAACCAAAAAGCAAGCTTTATTACTTGGGTTGATACTTTCATCGGTGTTGTTTGGATTGGCTCATTTCAATACAAGCAATGCTTCTCTTCTTTCCATTCTGTTTCTTTCCATAAATGGTGTGATTTGGTGTATCCCCTTTATCCTTACAAAAAATCTAGGGTTGTCCATTGGTATGCATGCAGCATGGAATTTTACTCAAACTGCTATCGGATTCACTATGAGCGGGAACAAGGCTTCCTATTCATTTTACGGAATCGAAAATAATGGCTTGGCGATATGGTCTGGAGGGGCATATGGCCCAGAAGCTGGAATTTTAGGACTTATCGGTTTTATGACCATGCTGCTATTGTCCTTAGCCTATTTAAAAAGGAAAGCCAAAATATAA
- a CDS encoding HAEPLYID family protein → MNIKKYLMPFILLASFTHSIAQITDAKKDSLYIQQVESHKEPSKVLHAEPLYIDLIRDLGARKGEKEWNIGLGLTDNLRFDSYEALIEYEWAPADRLGLEVELPFTFYSPLNGTGRESVPSNQLNSIKVAAQWTFLVNEPNATSMAIGYINEFELSDFRNFGDPFIKGNVYNPFLIVAKRWGNNFHSLIYTGPMLDHNFSTNDINMTYDINTSFHYMITGTRNFLGVEFNKTLDNTDFDMTMRPQMRLGIADNLMIGIVAGIPVSRENERFSSFVRLIWEPGH, encoded by the coding sequence ATGAATATCAAAAAATATTTGATGCCTTTCATTCTATTGGCATCATTCACCCATTCCATTGCTCAAATTACCGATGCAAAAAAAGATAGTCTTTACATACAACAAGTAGAGAGCCATAAAGAGCCGAGCAAAGTCTTACATGCCGAACCGCTTTACATTGACCTTATACGTGATTTGGGTGCAAGAAAAGGAGAAAAGGAATGGAACATAGGCTTAGGCTTGACGGATAACTTAAGGTTTGATTCTTATGAAGCGTTAATTGAATATGAATGGGCACCCGCCGACCGTTTAGGGTTGGAGGTTGAGCTTCCTTTCACTTTTTACTCTCCATTAAACGGAACTGGAAGAGAATCCGTCCCTTCCAATCAGTTAAATAGTATAAAAGTTGCTGCTCAATGGACGTTTTTAGTAAATGAGCCCAATGCTACATCAATGGCCATAGGTTACATCAATGAATTTGAACTGTCAGATTTCAGGAATTTTGGTGACCCTTTTATAAAAGGAAATGTTTACAATCCTTTTTTGATCGTTGCCAAACGCTGGGGAAACAATTTTCATTCCTTAATATATACCGGCCCAATGCTTGATCACAATTTTAGCACCAACGACATCAATATGACGTATGATATCAATACAAGTTTTCATTATATGATTACGGGTACCAGAAATTTTCTTGGAGTAGAATTCAATAAAACCCTGGATAACACTGATTTTGATATGACCATGCGTCCACAAATGCGATTGGGTATTGCAGATAATTTAATGATCGGGATTGTGGCAGGTATACCTGTAAGCAGGGAGAATGAACGATTTAGTTCCTTTGTTCGACTTATATGGGAGCCAGGACATTAA
- a CDS encoding head GIN domain-containing protein: MKVVKILLLVISLQALYAQDEKITQELKKFTEVKGFDGLSINLIKSDVNRAVITGANTKKVAIVNNAGVLKLRMEIDKIFSGYRTFIDLYHTEEVKVIDVNEDARISSEELIIQDVLELKAQEGGELLISCQTEQLLIKSVTGGDITAKGFSDNQDVRINTGGTYDGKEFKTRLTTVSVNAGGNAKIYATDYVKADVKAGGEVLVYGNPQKMDEKTVFGGKIKRLD; this comes from the coding sequence ATGAAAGTAGTAAAGATTTTATTGTTGGTTATCTCGCTCCAAGCATTGTATGCACAAGATGAAAAGATAACACAGGAACTCAAAAAATTTACTGAGGTGAAGGGATTTGATGGACTTTCTATTAACCTTATCAAATCAGATGTAAATAGGGCTGTCATAACAGGAGCGAACACCAAGAAAGTTGCAATCGTCAATAATGCTGGAGTATTGAAATTGCGAATGGAAATAGACAAGATTTTCAGTGGATACAGAACATTTATTGATTTGTACCATACCGAAGAAGTAAAAGTAATCGATGTTAATGAAGATGCGAGAATATCATCTGAAGAACTGATAATTCAGGATGTATTAGAACTGAAAGCACAAGAAGGGGGAGAGCTTTTGATCAGTTGTCAAACAGAACAATTGTTGATAAAATCAGTTACAGGAGGAGATATTACCGCGAAGGGTTTCTCAGATAATCAAGATGTACGTATCAATACCGGAGGAACATATGATGGAAAAGAATTTAAAACAAGGCTAACAACAGTATCTGTGAACGCAGGAGGAAATGCAAAAATTTATGCAACTGACTATGTTAAGGCAGATGTTAAGGCAGGTGGAGAAGTATTGGTATATGGAAATCCACAGAAAATGGATGAAAAAACTGTTTTTGGTGGAAAAATAAAACGCTTAGATTAA
- a CDS encoding cation diffusion facilitator family transporter, with translation MGHHHHHHGHSHSHGNLKGRNLLISIFLNIAITISQVIGGIISGSLALLSDALHNFSDVLSLIISYIATRLGKKKASSLKTFGYKRAEIMAAFINAATLVMVAIFLMVEAVERLVQPKEIASDLVIWLSLLGIAANGFSVLLLKKDAKDNMNMKSAYLHLLTDMMASVAVLIGGILMKFYQVFWIDAVLTMAIGIYLIYMGYDLLKESTKVLMLFTPKSIVVTDIVNSICTIDSIKNVHHVHIWQLNEDEIHLEAHIDFKNDIRLSEFDEILEEIEEHVYHKHGINHVNIQPEFDKCDSKNVIVQD, from the coding sequence ATGGGGCACCACCATCACCACCATGGTCATTCACACTCTCACGGAAACTTAAAAGGGAGAAACCTACTCATATCTATATTTCTCAACATCGCTATTACGATATCTCAAGTAATAGGGGGGATTATTTCAGGGAGTCTTGCACTATTATCAGATGCGTTGCATAACTTCAGTGATGTTCTTTCCTTAATCATAAGTTACATTGCTACTCGGTTGGGAAAAAAGAAAGCGTCGTCCCTCAAAACTTTTGGTTATAAAAGGGCAGAAATAATGGCTGCCTTTATCAATGCGGCAACATTGGTGATGGTCGCTATATTTTTGATGGTTGAAGCGGTTGAAAGGCTGGTTCAACCAAAGGAAATTGCTTCAGATTTAGTGATTTGGTTATCCTTATTGGGTATTGCTGCCAATGGTTTTAGTGTTCTGTTGCTAAAGAAGGATGCTAAGGATAATATGAACATGAAGTCCGCTTATTTGCATTTATTGACAGATATGATGGCTTCTGTTGCAGTACTGATAGGAGGAATTTTAATGAAGTTTTATCAGGTTTTTTGGATTGATGCGGTCCTGACCATGGCTATTGGCATCTATCTAATTTATATGGGGTACGACTTACTGAAAGAATCCACTAAAGTATTGATGTTGTTCACACCAAAATCAATAGTAGTGACAGATATTGTAAACTCTATCTGTACTATCGACTCTATTAAAAATGTACATCACGTTCATATTTGGCAACTTAATGAGGACGAAATACATTTAGAGGCGCACATAGACTTTAAAAATGACATTAGGCTTTCCGAATTCGATGAAATCTTGGAAGAAATAGAAGAACACGTTTATCATAAACATGGAATCAATCATGTGAACATTCAGCCTGAGTTTGATAAATGTGATTCTAAAAATGTAATCGTCCAGGATTAA
- a CDS encoding type IX secretion system membrane protein PorP/SprF, which translates to MFKNLYTPIFTLLLTFGVSAQELTIPQLSQYIADNPFIMSPTYAGIGDHIKVRLTGLTQWVGIEDAPDTQTLAADARIGNRSGIGMLLYNDSNGETKQRGSRLTFAHHLTLNRYDDIFLSFGISYNFNQFRIDVENFRDSNGQLPTDDKSTTNHNFDLGFLYRYNKFYITLNASNILNKNLEQFNPVFEPNTLRNYYAYAGYSISKSKNSKLEIEPSVFFQWFESDGRSVTDLNTKFRFHDFEDYYYVGLTYRFLNDQIGKPLYIAPIAGLKKSNFYFGYSYQVITNEILGYSSGTHVLTVGMDLFQGLSNCRCMY; encoded by the coding sequence ATGTTTAAAAACCTCTATACCCCAATTTTTACTCTTTTGCTCACCTTTGGTGTTTCAGCGCAGGAGTTGACCATTCCCCAACTGTCACAGTACATTGCGGATAACCCTTTCATAATGTCCCCTACCTATGCTGGAATTGGTGACCATATAAAGGTTAGACTTACAGGCCTTACTCAATGGGTGGGTATAGAAGATGCCCCAGATACCCAGACTTTGGCAGCCGATGCTAGAATTGGTAATCGATCAGGTATTGGAATGTTATTGTACAATGATAGTAATGGTGAAACAAAGCAAAGGGGATCTAGACTTACTTTTGCCCATCACCTTACGCTAAATCGATACGACGATATCTTTCTCTCTTTTGGAATCTCTTACAACTTTAACCAGTTTAGAATTGATGTTGAGAATTTTAGGGATAGTAACGGACAGCTCCCAACGGATGATAAATCGACTACCAACCATAACTTTGACCTTGGTTTTTTATACCGATACAATAAATTTTATATCACCTTAAATGCATCCAATATTCTGAACAAGAACTTGGAGCAGTTCAATCCTGTTTTTGAACCCAATACGTTAAGAAACTACTATGCCTATGCAGGTTATAGCATTTCTAAAAGTAAAAACAGTAAACTGGAAATAGAGCCTTCTGTATTTTTCCAATGGTTTGAAAGTGATGGTCGTTCGGTAACGGATTTGAACACAAAATTCAGGTTTCATGATTTTGAGGATTATTACTATGTAGGACTTACTTACCGTTTTTTGAATGACCAGATAGGAAAGCCATTATACATAGCACCTATTGCCGGTCTGAAGAAAAGTAACTTCTATTTTGGATATTCATATCAAGTAATTACCAATGAAATTCTTGGGTATAGCTCAGGAACACATGTACTGACTGTAGGTATGGATCTCTTCCAAGGTCTAAGCAATTGTAGGTGTATGTACTAA
- the dcm gene encoding DNA (cytosine-5-)-methyltransferase — translation MQQLTVCELFAGVGGFRLGLENTEKFKVIWSNQWEPSTKKQHASLVYEARFGTDNHSNVNIEEVPTSEIPDHDMLVGGFPCQDYSVATTLKNSKGLIGKKGVLWWSIHRILSEKKKKPKYLLFENVDRLLKSPSSQRGRDFALMLKSLSDLGYAIEWRVINAADYGMPQRRRRVFFLGYHKSTLIYQKIKNSNTKYWLEQDGILPDAFPVDPTSKNSFNFKLEGDLVSLSNTFNKDKELSPFLNSGVCIEDMVSTSKTAASYDGDRKVMANIMENGTASPELFISEEDLPKWEYLKGAKKEVRKTKAGFEYNYSEGNMVFPDAVNQPSRTIITGEGGKSPSRFKHVVATKKGLRRLSPIELERLNMFPDDHTKLEGISDAKRAFFMGNALVIGVVDKIGDALVKKIKTLEK, via the coding sequence ATGCAACAACTTACCGTTTGTGAACTTTTTGCGGGTGTCGGCGGTTTCCGATTAGGGTTGGAAAACACAGAGAAATTCAAGGTTATCTGGAGCAACCAATGGGAGCCTTCTACAAAAAAGCAACACGCTTCCTTAGTCTATGAAGCCCGTTTTGGCACTGATAACCATTCCAACGTTAATATCGAAGAGGTTCCAACATCAGAAATTCCCGATCACGATATGTTGGTGGGCGGATTTCCATGCCAAGATTATTCCGTAGCGACCACGCTCAAGAATTCAAAAGGATTGATTGGTAAAAAAGGGGTTCTTTGGTGGTCCATTCATCGTATTCTTTCAGAAAAAAAGAAAAAACCTAAATACCTTCTTTTTGAAAATGTAGATCGGTTGTTGAAATCACCCTCCAGCCAAAGAGGGCGTGACTTTGCCCTAATGTTAAAAAGCCTTTCTGATTTGGGCTATGCCATTGAATGGCGTGTTATCAATGCTGCGGACTACGGTATGCCGCAGCGTAGAAGACGGGTTTTCTTTTTGGGATACCACAAATCAACTTTAATTTATCAAAAAATTAAAAATTCCAACACAAAGTATTGGTTGGAACAAGACGGTATTCTTCCTGATGCTTTTCCAGTTGATCCAACTTCTAAAAATAGTTTCAATTTTAAGTTAGAAGGTGATTTGGTATCATTATCAAATACATTCAATAAAGACAAGGAACTTTCTCCATTTTTAAATTCTGGTGTTTGTATAGAAGATATGGTCTCAACTAGTAAAACCGCTGCGTCTTACGATGGCGATAGGAAAGTTATGGCTAATATCATGGAAAATGGTACTGCCAGTCCTGAACTTTTTATTTCAGAGGAAGACCTACCCAAATGGGAATATTTAAAGGGTGCGAAAAAAGAAGTGCGAAAAACCAAAGCAGGCTTTGAGTACAACTACAGCGAAGGCAATATGGTTTTTCCTGATGCGGTAAACCAACCATCCCGTACCATCATTACGGGCGAGGGCGGTAAATCCCCTTCAAGATTCAAACATGTGGTTGCAACAAAAAAAGGGCTTAGAAGATTGTCTCCAATAGAATTGGAACGGTTGAACATGTTTCCTGACGACCATACAAAATTGGAAGGTATTTCCGATGCAAAAAGAGCATTCTTTATGGGCAATGCGCTTGTTATTGGTGTAGTCGATAAAATTGGTGACGCTTTGGTAAAAAAAATAAAGACACTTGAAAAGTAG
- the rpiB gene encoding ribose 5-phosphate isomerase B, whose protein sequence is MKIAIGNDHAGTEYKLAIIGLLKSKGIEVINYGTDGTESVDYPDFVHPVATDVEQGNADMGIVVCGSGNGASMTINKHQNIRGALCWTKEITALAREHNDANILSLPARFIALPQALDMVETFLNTKFEGGRHERRIEKIPCR, encoded by the coding sequence ATGAAAATAGCTATAGGAAATGACCATGCAGGAACGGAATATAAACTTGCCATAATAGGATTGTTAAAGTCGAAAGGCATTGAGGTTATCAATTATGGTACGGATGGGACTGAAAGTGTAGATTACCCAGATTTTGTGCATCCCGTTGCAACAGATGTTGAACAGGGAAATGCAGATATGGGGATTGTGGTATGTGGGAGTGGAAATGGAGCAAGTATGACCATCAATAAGCATCAAAACATACGAGGAGCGCTATGTTGGACAAAAGAGATTACAGCTTTGGCACGAGAGCACAATGATGCAAATATTTTAAGTCTTCCTGCCCGATTTATAGCTCTTCCACAAGCATTGGATATGGTAGAAACCTTTTTGAACACCAAGTTTGAAGGAGGAAGGCATGAAAGGAGAATTGAAAAGATTCCCTGTAGGTAA